One region of Priestia megaterium genomic DNA includes:
- a CDS encoding M15 family metallopeptidase yields MNVLKKLAIALIVVIAVSLLFLFRDELKPGPTLKDFSGAAELHPVVEEKKNKLVQQANDQGISIVITEGFRSKEEQDKLYAKGRTEEGNIVTYSKGGQSYHNYGLAIDFAIGLKDGQVIWDMKYDGNNNNRSDWMEVVDIAKSLGFEWGGDWQGFKDYPHFQMSPENIKGHTR; encoded by the coding sequence ATGAACGTTCTTAAAAAATTGGCAATAGCTTTGATAGTTGTGATAGCGGTAAGCCTGTTATTTTTGTTTCGCGATGAGTTAAAGCCAGGTCCAACGTTAAAAGATTTTTCAGGAGCAGCTGAGTTGCATCCTGTCGTAGAAGAAAAGAAAAATAAACTTGTTCAACAAGCAAACGACCAAGGAATCTCGATTGTCATTACGGAAGGTTTCCGTTCAAAAGAAGAACAAGATAAGCTTTATGCAAAAGGCAGGACGGAAGAAGGCAACATTGTTACCTATTCAAAGGGCGGCCAGTCTTATCATAACTATGGACTAGCTATTGATTTTGCTATTGGGTTAAAAGACGGACAAGTTATTTGGGACATGAAATATGACGGTAATAACAATAATCGGTCTGATTGGATGGAGGTTGTAGATATCGCAAAAAGTTTAGGGTTTGAATGGGGAGGAGATTGGCAAGGTTTTAAAGACTATCCGCATTTTCAAATGAGTCCGGAAAATATAAAAGGCCACACACGCTAA